The sequence below is a genomic window from Nostoc flagelliforme CCNUN1.
CTGGCTCCACCTCATAAGCCACCCCCTCAACCGTAACGCGAGCATCGATGCCTACCTTACGGCGTTCTGGGGAGCGTGCAAATGTACAAAAACGTTCCCAATTACACATTTGACGGATACCGTTACTAGGTAAATTGCTCACCCAGTCTTCCATCCGGGAATGGGGTTCGCTGCGATGGGGTCGGCTATTGTAATGGAGCAAAAACTTCATCAACCAAGCGTTTGCCTCAGCTTCGGTCTCCGGTTCATGCAGATGGTAGAGAGTTTCGTGCATTTCTTTAACAGTGCGAAACGGTCGTTCCACCTTCCCCTTAGAACGAGCTGTCACCCGTCGTCCATCTTTGCCATTTGGTAAATGGGTACGTACTTCAATCCCCAAATAACCCATTACTTTTTGAAACACTAAGCTCTTGGCAATGGGCCCATTGTCCATATACAGCATTTGGGGAATGCCTTGAAAGGGAAAGTCAGTCTCCGACTTGAGTGACATGGCGGCAAACATAAACCGCAGTGCTGCCTCCACATCTTCACCGTAAACACCGTGGTATTCTTGGTATGCAAAACCACTACGGTCATCCACGACACTATAAAGCATCAACAAGGGATGTCCACGTCCCGGTTCTAGGAAGGCTGGTGCTTTTACGTGCTTGAGGTCTGATGGACTGAGGTCAAAATGCCAACATTGATTGCTATATTCTGCCTGGAAGCGAACAGCAGGTGGTTGTCGCAGCAGGGTATCGCGGTCGTAACCCCATTTGTTGAGATAACGATTGACGGTGGTTGGTTTGAGCAAACCGACTGGAACGCGAAGATGACCATCTGGTGTGTTGATGCCATCTTCTTCCAATAAGCGAATTGCTTGCACGGTAGATAAATGGCGACCTTTGCGGTTAGATGTGCGTATTTTAATGGCAGCAATGATTTCGCAGTATCGCTCTAGTCCGGCTTTAGGAATCACACGCGGGACATCACAATCAACGCGCCGCACTGGGCGAACAACATTTCCTTCTCGTAGTGTTCGATACACAGTATCTTCGGAAATGCCATACAGTTGAGCTATTTCTTGGACTAATACCCGACGAGATGGACTGCGCGGTGGTAGCTGCTCTAAGCGACGACGTAGGTCTACGATTGTATCAATTGGTATTTGTTTCTTTGGCATCTTATGATTTCTCCACCAATTTGTCGTGGCGTGAGTGGAGATGTTTACGTGACAACCAATCATAAAGGGTGGAAGGTGAACAATCGACTAGTTTGGCAATTGACCGTTTGCTCATTCCTTTGGCTAAATAACTGCGAATTTCTGCTTCCCTTGTGTCCAGTTTTAAATGTGCGGATTGTCGTCCTTTGGGTCGTCCTAAGGTTTTTCCTTCAGCTTTTCGTTTGGCTAATGCTTCGGTTGTTCTGAGTACAATCAATTCCCGTTCGATTTCTGCTGCCAAGCCCAAAACTGTTGCTGTGATTCGGCTTTGCATTGAATCATCTAGCACCATACCAAGTTTTACGATATGGACGTTAATTCCTCGGCGCACGCAGCACTCTAGCATTTCTAATACTTGTAGAGTAGAGCGTGCCATCCGACTGACTTCTGAGAAAATTACTACATCGGATTCAAGGGCAGTTTGAGTCAGTAGTTGTCCTACACCTCGCTCCGACCATTTCTCTCGTCCAGAAACTGTGTCTTCAATAAACTGGATGGGACTCAAAGCGTGTATGTTGGCATACTCCAAAATGCCATGTCGTTGGTTGTGTAGGTCTTGGCGATCGCTGGAGACTCTTAAATAAGCATAAATAACCATAGCCATATTGGCTGTCGGTTTAAACAGCTTCGAGCATTTAATTGAACGGTATTAGTCCAGATTAAACCACGAAAAGCGTACATAAACCTCGTCTACGTTGAAACCCGTAGTTTTTCCTCGTCAGGGTCAAGGTGATTTTTTACCCATAGGCGATCGCTAATTTCAAAGGGGTTAGAATGAATGTCTTGTTCAAATAAATGAACACGTTCAATCAGTTCAGCAGCAGATTGATAGCACGTGTGATAAGTAACATCTTCACGCAACCACTGCCACAGGTGTTCGACAGGCATAAAATCAGGACTGTAACTAGGTAAGGGTTGCAAGTTTATTTGTAAGACTTGCAATGCTTCGTTTACCAATTGTGCACGATGATAGGGAGCACCATCCCAAATTAAAGTGACCTCTTGGTCTGGAAATTCAGTTCTTAGATGCTTTAAAACATCAATCGTATTGAATTGGTCAGCTTTCAGGTAAGGAAAAATTTTGACTTTGGCATAGTTATAAACATAGATCCCATAAAAGGAAACCTTGGCTCTTCCTGGAGAGTTGGAACTGACCCAAAAACGCTCACCTTTAACTGACCAACCATAGCCTTCATCGCTATCAAGATGAATATGTGCCTCGTCGATAAAAATTAGCAAATGACCATTATGGAGAGCATCATCAAGCAAACCCTTGAGTTTTTCTAGAAACTCTCTACGTTTTTTACTGTTAGCTTTATTTAAAAGTTTACGTGCTTTTTTCCACGAAAACCCTAAGTTCTTGAGAGTCTTACGTATTGACTCTCGGCAACATTTGAGATTGAACTGTTTGTCAATCCAAGCCGCTAAACGCTTCAATGTCCAACGAGGCTTTTGCGTTATTGTCTGTTGTCTTTGTTGGGGTGGTGTTGCTGCAAACTCAAGAGCTTGACGAATCTCAGAATCAATTGCTGACTTTACTTCTGAGGGAAAAAAGGGGGATGACCACCTGTACGCTGATATAACAGTGCTTTTATACCTGAGAGATTGTAACGATGTACCCACTCCATTACTGTCTGAGGGTTACGCCCTGTTTCTCTGCCTACCTTTGTCGCACTTTTTCCGTTACATATTTCGTACAGTGCCATTAAACGCTCGCGAGTACGAGCATGATTCGCTTTTAATGCTTCTTCTCTCAATTTTGAGGCACTTTCATTCCAGCGATCGCATTCTACTCTGAGCATCCCTGTTTCATTCCCACTTACACCAAGTTAATACACAATACTATACATTCTTGAAAAACTCCAGGTTTCAAGATGGATGAGGTTTATATGTCCAGTAAAAAAGTTCGTATAATCTGGACACATCGAGAGCCATATTTCCTGTATTCCAGACACAGAAAGGGTTACGGCTTATTTGCAGTTAATGTGGTTTGAAAACCCTTGTTTGCAGTTTGAAAATTATGTTTGCAGTTTCATTTGCAATTATTGTGGTTTTGAGACCACCCTTATTTGCAGAGAATGTGGTTTCAAAATCGCCTTGTTTGCGGTTTAAAGCGTTTATGTTTGCAGTTCGCTACAGCTAAAGAGCGAGAGCGGATGAGGGAGGTTTTTCCACAGGCTAAAACCTTGTCGGTGCAAGAACAGCGCCCAATGATTCTATCATCGAACGCAGACACCGGAGAATTTATTCTTGGTATCGTCCCGGACATGCGAGAAGAGTACAGGGAGTACGAGCGTTTATATAACAGTGCAGATGAAACGGATATTAACTTTGTTTGGACAATTCGCAAAGTCAGCGAATTTTACCCAGACACCACAGCAGAGACTTTGTTCAATGACATTCGCAATTTAGTAAATGATGGGGTGACTCAGCGAGAGATTATCAGAAGCGTTTTAAAATGCGGCGAAAACAAACAACATCCCACGCGGTCGTACACCGTCCACGGGAAAACGTTGTTTCGTTGGTTGGTTGATAACTTTGACAACGGCGAGTTATCAGCGATGTTAAAAGACGAGGAAGGCCAGTAGTGCAAAAAACGACATTTGAGTACGCTGATAACTGGCGGCTTATCTGTAGAAGAGGATTACGCTTAATGCCCTTCTGTACTTGCAATCCCATGCATGGGAGGGCGGTAGTTGTGCATCACGTTAAATAGTGCGATTCGTTGTTTAGTGAATCACGGTAATCAATCCGTACATAACTAAGCCAGCCCGACAGCAGATTACTGTCACTAAAGGCTGAACTCTCGGTCAGATGTAGGTGAAAGCCCTACCATTCAGACTCAGAATTGACTCCTTATCTGCCCACACCGAACAAGCTCGGTTCTTGTAGAGTGAAGCTGGGAACAGGGCGCAATCAGACGACCGTTGCGGGTTGACACTGGCGCTAACAGGGAGTTCCTATGATGAAACAGAGCCTAAAAAAGCGGCTTACGTGAAAGCAGGGCGCAACACAAAACCCCTGACCTCACTGGAGTTCATTCCCGCCGAATACCTATTTATATATCGGCAAGAGTCCAGGGAATCCAGCAGCCGAAGTGGCTACATCTAAGGGAACAAACAATCTCGCCGAGGGAACGAATAAAAACGATTTGGGAGTCTTGGGGCAGTCGAACCCCAGGTAGGCTAGACGAGAAGCGGAACTCTCACAAGTCGGGTAGGACAGACCGTAATTGGTCTGAGGTGTTCAGAATACACAAACTAGAGAAGAGAAAATGATTAGACACAGTTACATAACTAGTGAATCTTGGAAAGTCTTACCGTGGAAGAAATTCCGCCGAAATCTTTTCCGCCTTCAAAAGCGCGTGTACAAAGCTGTTCAAGTTGGAGACAAACGGAAAGCTCGGTTACTCCAAAAGCTTATTCTAAAATCAACCTCGGCTGGCACTTCAAAGTCCAGAAAAACGGAAAGTTTAGAAGCACTCCCTCAGTGGATAACTTCAAAGCGTTCCGTAAGAAAGTAAAACACATCGTCAACAACTCGAATTATGGTGCTACCACAAAGGCTGAGAAATTAGCCCCGGTAGTTAGAGGTTGGAGAAATTACCATAAGTTCTGCAAGATGGATGGGTCAAAGTTTTCCTTATGGCACATCAATCATAGAGCTTTCAAGGTATTCAACAAGGAAACCAAACAAAACCGTCACTCATGCCAGGAGCTAATAAAAAAGGCATTTCCAAAAGTTCCTTACTCCGAAAACAAACACATTTCTGTCAAGGGAACTAAATCACCTTACGACGGAGATACAGCCTACTGGAGCGAACGTAACAGTAAAATCTATGACGGCGAAACCTCTAAAGCTCTTAAGAAGCAAAACCATAGATGTGCTTCCTGCGGACTGAAATTCATTGATGAAGAACGGGTTCACCTGCATCACATCGACGGAAACCACGCCAACTGGAAGAAAAATAATTTAGAAGCAATTCATGAGAGTTGCCACGATTACAAACACATGAGCAAAAAGCGCAAGCTGAGAACATCGGAAGCTGGGTGCGGTGAAAGTCGCACGCCCAGATTTAACTGAGAGGTGCGGGGAACAATATCCCCCATCGACTCAACCCAAGCGCAGCCCCGTAAGGCGGATTTTAGGAATGTTCCTGTTTCACAGCCCCAGACTAACAGTGTCTGGACGAGAAATTATTGGTTATGATGCCTTTCCGATCTGTGAAAACTGCCACCACAATGTTTATGGGCGAAGCAGTCACCCAGACAGTGTTCACTATACAAAAGTGTGGAAGCAACTTGGTGGACTTGATAGCCATAATGTTAGCTCGGTCACATGGCGCTTAAGATTCAAGTTTTGGTTTTGGGTAATAGTTTTGCGGGTGGGCAGATGCCTATTTTCTTTATTCCGAAAAAGGAAGAAAAATATAAAATGATTGAGTTATCCGAAGCATTAACAATCTTGGCAACGAGTCCGGTTGCCAAGGACAGAGAAGCAATTAGTAGACTTGAAAAAGTTGCAGAAGAAGATATCAAAACTATAGTGCAACGGCTATCTAACCAATCTTTGCTAGTGGAGAGTGTTCAATTCGATTCAATAGAACAAAGCCGCAAGTTAGTAAGAGGATTAATTGTCGCTACTGGTTTAATGTGTGGTGGGATTTCATGCCTGATAACTATTTGGTTTAAGCCCAGCGTAGCGCTCGCTGTTACTCCAATTGGGTTTATAACGGGGGCGGCAGCGCAGAGTATAGCTCTGGCAAATGAAGCGAGGAAGTCAAATAAAATTGAATGAAACTTCTGTTCAATTGGGAAATATATAACTAGCGTTCAATTTTCTTTTTTATGACACCTACATTAGACCTATCAAAATTCCTATACTGCCGCAATTGCCAAATGAAAAGCCATCATTACAAGGATTTAAAGTATGACTGGGGGTATAGCTGCCGCATCTGTCGAACTTGGCAGCATCAAAGCCAACTGATATCTATTCAGCTTTCGCTATGCTGCTAAAGCAATTATTGAAGCAATTGGGGATGAATATGTTATGGCATGACGGCACACTAGAACAGTTTATTGAAGCAGCCGAAGCTTTAGATATGGAATATGATTATCAAAAAACTGTTGATGGTTATGACTTTAAGGCATGGTATCCAGGCGATGAAGATAATGAAGCCAAGATATGTTTTTAACTATCCTCTAAGAAAATATGAAAGCACGAACGATAACAGCAACATTTAAGTATTGTAATTCAGGTACTCAAGAAGTTAAAACAGTTAACTGTCTGTTTACTGATAGAAATGATTTGTATGAATTGACAAAGGTTTATGTAGTTGAATTTGGATATGAAGTATTATTTTCAAAGGATGATAATACATTCTTAGTTAATGACTAGTTGTAGTGCGATCGCTCTACCAAAGTGATCACCGATCATTTCCTCTAAGAAAGCTTTATAAACATAACGCGGGTTGTATTCTGAAGAGTTTTTTTGGAACGTTGTGCTGTTATTATTCACGGTAGCAAGCTACGCCCCTTTTCCTCGCTTGTATCTTAGTATGAAACAGCCCGTCTTCATCAATCCTCTGCTGATGACAACTTGATACCCATGTGGGTGAGGTGAAATTTTAAACCAAATCCTACCACCCTAGTGCGGGGTTGAAAGCACGTAAACTACCAGATAATTTCACCCCGTAGATTACACGATTAAGGAGCTTTTTGCTTACGCTTCATGTACAGTCCAATAGCACTAGCAAGCACTGTACCACCAAGAGTAAAAGGTTCGGGAACAGATGCCACGCCTCCAAAAGCTACATTATCTATGCCATATGCACCAGGATAAACAAGCCCTGTAAATAGATGCGTTAATCTAATACGCGATATAGTGTCGGTATCGGAGGTAATACCAATAAATTGCTGGTTTAACGCCTCAAGATTAAATGTGAAATTGCTCAAAACAGAAGAACTTCCTAAGACTTCAACAAGAACCCTGTCATCTGCACCTCC
It includes:
- a CDS encoding IS481 family transposase, whose translation is MPIDTIVDLRRRLEQLPPRSPSRRVLVQEIAQLYGISEDTVYRTLREGNVVRPVRRVDCDVPRVIPKAGLERYCEIIAAIKIRTSNRKGRHLSTVQAIRLLEEDGINTPDGHLRVPVGLLKPTTVNRYLNKWGYDRDTLLRQPPAVRFQAEYSNQCWHFDLSPSDLKHVKAPAFLEPGRGHPLLMLYSVVDDRSGFAYQEYHGVYGEDVEAALRFMFAAMSLKSETDFPFQGIPQMLYMDNGPIAKSLVFQKVMGYLGIEVRTHLPNGKDGRRVTARSKGKVERPFRTVKEMHETLYHLHEPETEAEANAWLMKFLLHYNSRPHRSEPHSRMEDWVSNLPSNGIRQMCNWERFCTFARSPERRKVGIDARVTVEGVAYEVEPDLAGETVVLWWGLFDNELYVEHGERRYGPFLPVDGPIPLHRYRSFKKTRTQKRADRIESLAKQLSLPNSVIGKGNPPEFGSSTTQLKVQPFVDPNPFQELTFSTVIAAKLAIADYLARPLAKLTPEQMAYINAVLVSTLNKQEVMKQIRDFFNPLSGTSHVE
- a CDS encoding recombinase family protein, which codes for MAMVIYAYLRVSSDRQDLHNQRHGILEYANIHALSPIQFIEDTVSGREKWSERGVGQLLTQTALESDVVIFSEVSRMARSTLQVLEMLECCVRRGINVHIVKLGMVLDDSMQSRITATVLGLAAEIERELIVLRTTEALAKRKAEGKTLGRPKGRQSAHLKLDTREAEIRSYLAKGMSKRSIAKLVDCSPSTLYDWLSRKHLHSRHDKLVEKS
- a CDS encoding IS630 family transposase, with the protein product MGTSLQSLRYKSTVISAYRWSSPFFPSEVKSAIDSEIRQALEFAATPPQQRQQTITQKPRWTLKRLAAWIDKQFNLKCCRESIRKTLKNLGFSWKKARKLLNKANSKKRREFLEKLKGLLDDALHNGHLLIFIDEAHIHLDSDEGYGWSVKGERFWVSSNSPGRAKVSFYGIYVYNYAKVKIFPYLKADQFNTIDVLKHLRTEFPDQEVTLIWDGAPYHRAQLVNEALQVLQINLQPLPSYSPDFMPVEHLWQWLREDVTYHTCYQSAAELIERVHLFEQDIHSNPFEISDRLWVKNHLDPDEEKLRVST
- a CDS encoding helix-turn-helix domain-containing protein, which translates into the protein MLRVECDRWNESASKLREEALKANHARTRERLMALYEICNGKSATKVGRETGRNPQTVMEWVHRYNLSGIKALLYQRTGGHPPFFPQK
- a CDS encoding reverse transcriptase N-terminal domain-containing protein, which codes for MIRHSYITSESWKVLPWKKFRRNLFRLQKRVYKAVQVGDKRKARLLQKLILKSTSAGTSKSRKTESLEALPQWITSKRSVRK